The stretch of DNA TCAATCTCAGTTCCCCATTGATGCCGGCTGGCACCCGGTAGAGCGGACCAGTTTAAAATACAATCAATGACTTCATCTTCGCTATGGAGCTGTGAATAATCTCTTGGCACCCCGTGAATATCATATAGCGGCTTCTGCCCGTTGAATTTGCCATTCCAGATTTTAAGCTGAGTCTCAAACCCTCTGAATGCGCTAAAAGGAAACAGCGTGAAGCCATCCTTTTGGGCTGCATTTTGCAGCTCACAAAATGGTTGATAAACTTCTTTATTAACAGCGAAACGGGGGTTATTTAACTGAATAACATGCGATCGGGTTCGTCCGGTCAACTCCAGTTCATTCCACATAAAAAATTCTCTCTGTGTTACAGGACTACCGCCGATACTCCACTTTCCCAACCATCAGCGGCTTAGGATTCAACCTCACCCAATCAACTGCAAATTCAGTTAATCGGTAAAGCTCATCCTTATCACCATTACCGCCTTTAATTTGGGCCGCTATAGTTTTGGCTTCCTGCTGCTTATCGCCGCTAAGTGGATTTCCTGATTCAAAATATGCCAGTAATGCACTCAGCATTTTGCGAAAATCCGCATCCCAGTTCATTCCGCCATTATCCAATATCTCATGGGATAAACGACCGGTAATGCGAATCACCTCTCCCTGAACCGTATCGGCATTACCGCTGGAAGGTACCAGCAGTTCCCACAGTTCCTGATGGGCTTTCTGCCAGCGCTGGGAACTAACAATAATATCGGAAGCGCCATCATGCATTTGTCGTGTAGCCACCGGCGTTACATCAAACAAACGGTAGAGTTTTGATAAACCGGCATCGGTTTCCGCAATATGATCTTTAGAAAAGTTAGCCCGATGAAATTCAAACATTTCACCGATGCTGGTAATACGTTCACGCATTTCTGGAGAAATCTTGTTTCCGGCGTTGAGCAAAAGCTCTGCGATCTTCGCCATTCGGTCAATATCAGCATTGCGGCAGCGATCAAGCGCTGCGGCCAGTGCGGTTCTTCCCATGCTGTCTTCAGCGTAAATATTTGCGCCATGGGCAATTAATGTTTGAACGTGATGAACATGGTAAGCGCGGGCCGCCATATGTAGTGGAGTCGCATTCTGATAATCTTGCGCTTCGATGTTTGCACCCAATGCCAGAAGTAATTCAATAT from Limnobaculum xujianqingii encodes:
- a CDS encoding ankyrin repeat domain-containing protein, with the translated sequence MAKKKKTLPKDIRELLEAGDIDVLKAIYDSCELDARGGLGKRTALSLYKIPDELTRWLIEQGADIEAADNYKRTALHEQAGTWCGNIELLLALGANIEAQDYQNATPLHMAARAYHVHHVQTLIAHGANIYAEDSMGRTALAAALDRCRNADIDRMAKIAELLLNAGNKISPEMRERITSIGEMFEFHRANFSKDHIAETDAGLSKLYRLFDVTPVATRQMHDGASDIIVSSQRWQKAHQELWELLVPSSGNADTVQGEVIRITGRLSHEILDNGGMNWDADFRKMLSALLAYFESGNPLSGDKQQEAKTIAAQIKGGNGDKDELYRLTEFAVDWVRLNPKPLMVGKVEYRR